DNA from Candidatus Binatus sp.:
ATCGGGCCCTTGCCCTTGGGCTCGTCGTCGCGCAGCCGGTACTGAAGGACGGCGCCTTCGAGTACGCGGCGATGGAAATCGCGCTTGAGCACGGGATGATGCATCGCGAGCAGCTCGGCGGGAATCAGGCGTCCGAGCTCGGAGCCGAGCTCGATGTCGTAGGCTTCGGCGACGCCGCGCTCGAGCGTTTTGCGCTTGAGCGCGCGCGCGTCCTGCTTGAACCGCCCGACCATCCGCGCCAGCTCGCCGAGTTTCTTGTTTCGCGCGAGGCGCCGCCCAAGCTCGAGGCGCGCGCCGGCCGCGACCCGTCCGCCCTGGCCGAATTCGCGGCTGAAGTCGTGACTGTCGTCGGCGGCTTGATCGATTTCCCGGGCCAGCTCGGCGGTCTTGAGCTGCATGCGCTTGAGCGCGCTCTGATCCGCGCCTTTGAGTTGAGTTTCGAACTGCCGCGACTTCTGATTGAGCCGCGCCTCGGAGACCTTGGCCGCGCGTTCGGCCGCGTCGGCCATCTCCGCGAGCTCCTTTTTCGTGTTCGCTGCCCGCTCTTTTTTTTCTTCGCTGGGATCGGATTCGTTTTCGTTTTCGTTCGATTTCTGGATTTCGTTGACGGCGTTGACCGCCTCGGCACGCGCTTCGAGATCCTGCTCCTGGCGCGCGAGATCCCACAGATCGAGCATCTCCCCGCGATTGATGAGCTTTTCGGATTTTATCATCTCGAGCGCATGCTCGCTCATTACTATCGCCGCGATCGCGGCCTTGTCTTCTTCGAGTGCGGTGCGCGATCGCAGCGCCTGGAACGCCGACGACGGGACGATTTGCTCGAGGATGGTGCGGTTGAGCGCGGCCGCGTGGCGCACGTCGCCGGATTTGCGCAAGACCGGATTCATCTTGAACAACGCGAAAAAGAGGTCCTGCACCAGTGCGCCGAAATGAGGGACCAGCCGCTCGCCGGACTGCGCGAGATCGGCGACCGAGGGCGCGTCGGCGACGATTTCATTCCACGTGCGCCGGTCGTAGCTGTCGCTTTCGAACCACGACGCATTAGCAGGCACCACCGGGACATATCGGCGTCGCGGCTGGATGATTTTGGCTTTGCGCGCCATCGGGATCGATCCTACGTCACTGAAAACCGGCCCGCCACGGCTGAAATCGCCGCCATTGCGTCACGATGGCGCTTGAATGTATCGCTGGATGCGTAACACAATTGAGACAAGGGCTGCGTGGTGAATACTTGGGCCCAGTGAAAAAGTGAAAAAGTGAACTTCGCGCGCCAGCGCCAATGAGATGACGCAGGAATCTGAAAGCAACACGCTCTCGAACCGGCAGCACGCGTTGATCCTCGCGGCGGTGCAGGAGTTCATCTCGACCGCCGAGCCTGTAGGTTCGGCGCAGATTGTCGCGCGCCATCAGTTGGGCGTGCGCGCCGCGATGGTGCGCAACATGATGGCCGAGCTGGAAGACGGCGGTTACCTGCGTCAGCCGCACACCTCGGCGGGCAGGGTCCCGACCGAGAAAGCGTTTCGCTACTACGTCGATCATCTCGCCACGGCGACCAGGATCGGCTTCGAGGATCGCGCGCAGATTGAGCTGCATTATTCGACCGCGGTGCGCAACCTGGGCGAAGTCCTGCGCGACACGCCGCGGCTGCTCTCGATCCTGACGGGACAGGCGGCGCTGGTGATGGCGCCGCGGCTGGAGGCCTCGATCCTCGAGCGCGTCAACTTCGTGCGCCTGCGCGACAAACAAGTGCTGGCGGTCTTCGTCGCCGCCAAAGGCGCGATGCAAAACCGGATTGTCGATGCCGAGCGCGACCATTCGCAGGACGAACTCGATCGCATGGCGCGCTACCTCAACGAGTCGCTCGAAGGACGCACGCTCGACGAGGCGCGCCGGTGGATCGAGGCGCAACTGCGCCAGGAGCGGGCCAACTACGATCGCTTCATGCACGACGCGCTCGCCCTGGGCGAGGCGATCGCGGACTACGCCGGGCGTCCGGAGCTTTACGTCGAGGGCAGCCTGCAGGCGCTGGAGCAGCCGGAGTTCTCGGATCGCGGCAAGATGCGCGAGCTGTTGCGCGCGCTCGACGATAAAACCGCGCTGCTCGAATTGCTCGAGCGCAGCCTGACCCACGCCGGGCTGACGGTGTCGATCGGCTCGGAGAACTACGACCCGCGCCTGTCGTCGTTGAGCGTGGTTGCGGCGTCGTACGCCAGTGGTTCGAGCGCGCTGGGCAGCCTGGCGATCGTGGGTCCGGTGCGGATGGACTACGACCGGGTGATACCGCTGGTCGAGTACACTGCGCGCGCATTGTCGCGCTTGATGGAGTACTGAGAGAGGAACTCGATTGCGGTGAAACCCGCCGTGGGTTTCACACTTCCTTGGGCATGGGTAACCACTGCATCCAATGCTAAGAAAGGATGCGGACCTCGCCCTGTTCGAACGAGTTAGGGCGCAGCTCCGCCGCTCTTTTTCGTGTGATCTTTTTTTCTATCGTTCTGTCTTTCTGTGATTCTAGGGCGAAAGCTGCTGTAGCGAAGAATCCCGGAGTGTGTATATAACGTAATTTCCGCTAGACGTTAGAAGTTACGGTTCTCGCGGTGGTGTCCTAATTTGGGCATTAACGTACTTGACTGACCGTAGAGGCCAAGATAATGTCCCATTTGGAAGACCACACCGTAGAAGACCACGATGAGATTCAACTGCTCGCGGGCTGGCGAAAGCGACTCGAACTGGAGCGCGACAACGTGAAATTCCGGCTCAGATACGATGGTCCTTTGCCGAGCGCCAGTAGGAGAGACACGCGCTGCAAAGAGAAAAATCAAATACGTTGGAGACTTCATCATCAACTGGCTACCGTCGTCACACAAGTAGATTTCTCACGGGTGTTTACACATACGGACAAAAGCGGATTGCCTACATTCGTGAACAAACGCTTCAAAGGCTACGGCTTTATGGCGCTCATCTCGACGGCGGATGTTCTAGTCTGCGACCTGTCGATTCAACTGGAACGCCGCGATTTTGTCGGCGGAATTCTCAAACCCGAAGGCGATCTCGATAATCGCCTGAAGACCCTGCTCGACGCGCTGCGATTGCCGCAGGATGAAAATGAAGTGATGCCGCCGGATGATCCCGCGCAAAAGAAAAACTGCCTCTGCCTGCTTGAAGACGATTCGCTAATTACCGGACTGAATATTCAGGCCATCACTTCGCTAGAAGACCTGCCCAAGGGAAACGTCCGGCTGAGCATCGACGTTGAACTGAAAGCGCACGATTTGCAGGGATGATTACTTCGCGAGTCGAGGATCGTCGGTTGAGACGCATTCAGAGGTAATTCGGTGGATGATTCCGAACGCATCATCAAAGAGCTTCAGAAGCTCAATGAGGAAATCAAAGACATTAGTAGCTGCGTCAAATTTCTCACGGTAATTGCGTTGATTTTTGCGATCGTTGGTGGCGGGCTTATATTATGGCGACTCTAAAGTAAGTCATTCCAGCCGCGGATCGTCGGCCGCGAAGCATTCCGCGTTAAATGAGGGGGTTCCTGACTCGCTGTATTTGTGCAACGTCTGACGATCTGCTTCACACTCGGCCAACGTCTCGAACGGTGCCCCTTGATGCCATTGCGAGAGGGGAGCATCGGGCACAAAGGCGCGCGCCATCGTCTCGCAGTCTTTACCCCAGCCGAACCATCCGCGCGCTAATTCGGCACTAACGCTCTGACGACATACCCAGGTATCTGCGAGACTGGGGGGAATCATCAAATACCAGCCGACAAGCGCGAGCGCGGCAGCGTGGCGAAAATTCATAGGCGTAGTCAGGCTTTTGGCTTGGCGCTATCTAAAAGGTCGTTCACGCGCGATTGCATACGCTTTAATTCCTCTATGGACGCGGCTTTATAGGACTTTGCTCGCTTAGCTATCTCCAGAATTTCAGATAACGCCGCATGAAGACCGCTTGGGTTAGAGCCGGTCGCTTCTATAAGTTTCGCGGTAATGTCCTTAATGACATCTTCCCCATTGTCGTAAATCTGAACCATCGTTGCAACTTCGTCCGCTGTGGCGCTGAGGGTTTCCCTATCCTGTCGAGATAATACTATTTTGAACAGTTCTCCGATGGATTGTTGAATATCGTTGCCAAGGCGACTCTCTTCCTCGATTTGTCGCCCAAGTTCAGCCATCTCCGCATCAATCTCGGCGAGCAAGGAATAGACTGTGGAAGCCATTGATTGAGAACCATCTTCTTCCCTCGCTTGCGCTCAAGGCACACGAATGCTACGCGTTAAACAACGCGAGGGATTGCGTGTCAGATTTATGAGCGGTCAACCCCGGCCAGGGTTCGACCGCTCTTTTATTTCTTGCGCGGCTTCGACTTCTTTATCCCGGTCGCCTTGGGCGCCGAGAGCACCTTTCGGGCGAGCCGCCGGAGATTGTCGAAAGCCTGCTTCGGCTCAAATTCTAAATCTTCTGCCTTCGGTTTCACGGCGGGGAGTCTAACACGTCTGCGCCCTCCTCTCCACTGTTTACGCCGGTAAGGGTTCGGTCGCTGATTCGGTCTTGCCGGTCAGTTCCGAATACGTCAGCCGTCGCCCAAGGACGGAACTGGCAACGTCGATAAACCGCTCCCCGTCGTTCGCCTTGCGCGCGTTGTAGCGGAACGCCTGCTCATCGAGATACCGGAACAGGTGAAACGGCTCGACGCTGACATACGTACCTTTCAGACTGCGTTTCAGCAGGCTCCAGAAATTCTCAATTTTGTTGGTGTGCACGTTCCCATCAACGTAGCGTTCGGCGTGATCGATGACGTTGTGCACGTAATCTTGATCGAGGCCGTGATACCCCATGAACGCATCGGTAAAGACGTAAGAGCCGCCCCGCACGTAGCGGCGTACAAGAGGCTGGAGCGTGTCGCGTTGCGTGTTCGGTACGTGCGTGAGCCGGACCTTGGCGCTATGCCGATCCAGCAGTCCCATCACGATTGCTTTTCCGGCCCCGCCCGTGGCCGTGATTTTGATCTTCTTGTCCTTGTGCATATTTCGGGCGAGGCCGCCGATAAAAGTCTCGTCTGCTTCCACTTCGTTCCCGTCGAATTGCGCGAGCGAACGATCCTGCATCGCGAGCCGGATGCGATGGTCCATAAACCACGCTGTCTTTTGTGTCACGCCGAGGCCGCGCGCCATTTCGTAGCTGCTAATCCCGTTCTTGCAGTTGGCGATTAGCCACATCGCGGGCAG
Protein-coding regions in this window:
- a CDS encoding vWA domain-containing protein; amino-acid sequence: MARKAKIIQPRRRYVPVVPANASWFESDSYDRRTWNEIVADAPSVADLAQSGERLVPHFGALVQDLFFALFKMNPVLRKSGDVRHAAALNRTILEQIVPSSAFQALRSRTALEEDKAAIAAIVMSEHALEMIKSEKLINRGEMLDLWDLARQEQDLEARAEAVNAVNEIQKSNENENESDPSEEKKERAANTKKELAEMADAAERAAKVSEARLNQKSRQFETQLKGADQSALKRMQLKTAELAREIDQAADDSHDFSREFGQGGRVAAGARLELGRRLARNKKLGELARMVGRFKQDARALKRKTLERGVAEAYDIELGSELGRLIPAELLAMHHPVLKRDFHRRVLEGAVLQYRLRDDEPKGKGPMVVCIDVSSSMQGDKEMWSKAVALTLMDIARRQRRLFRAVMFSSGDVSLKVLDLNRERRYQPDLNKVIEMAEYFPGGGTDFEAPIDAAVELLGEKKLKRGDIVIITDGESQVSPQWLARLRERKDELDFSIFAVLVDVGSAEMSSLAQFADRITSVKRISDEHARDIFVQMQS
- the hrcA gene encoding heat-inducible transcriptional repressor HrcA, which gives rise to MTQESESNTLSNRQHALILAAVQEFISTAEPVGSAQIVARHQLGVRAAMVRNMMAELEDGGYLRQPHTSAGRVPTEKAFRYYVDHLATATRIGFEDRAQIELHYSTAVRNLGEVLRDTPRLLSILTGQAALVMAPRLEASILERVNFVRLRDKQVLAVFVAAKGAMQNRIVDAERDHSQDELDRMARYLNESLEGRTLDEARRWIEAQLRQERANYDRFMHDALALGEAIADYAGRPELYVEGSLQALEQPEFSDRGKMRELLRALDDKTALLELLERSLTHAGLTVSIGSENYDPRLSSLSVVAASYASGSSALGSLAIVGPVRMDYDRVIPLVEYTARALSRLMEY
- a CDS encoding IS1595 family transposase, coding for MKYPSTLQQAIRYFSHFENCQRFMIEMRWPDGKVRCPTCKSENVTYLENARLWKCYAKHPRAKFSLKVGTIFEDSSIGLDKWLPAMWLIANCKNGISSYEMARGLGVTQKTAWFMDHRIRLAMQDRSLAQFDGNEVEADETFIGGLARNMHKDKKIKITATGGAGKAIVMGLLDRHSAKVRLTHVPNTQRDTLQPLVRRYVRGGSYVFTDAFMGYHGLDQDYVHNVIDHAERYVDGNVHTNKIENFWSLLKRSLKGTYVSVEPFHLFRYLDEQAFRYNARKANDGERFIDVASSVLGRRLTYSELTGKTESATEPLPA